In one Desulfoferula mesophila genomic region, the following are encoded:
- a CDS encoding response regulator transcription factor — protein MNLRLLLVDDHKLMRQGLRSLLEPQPDLTVVDEADDGAGALRICQSLKPDIVLMDIALPDMNGIEATRRIRQACPHTKVIGLSVHRDRQYVEGMLKAGASGYLPKDSGLGELLNAIKAVSQGHTYLSPQVTGTLVRGYIQEDDDQARQKAASPLSQREKEVLQLLSKGMTRSQIADALNLSPRTVETHRRRIMEKLDLSSTAALIKFSIREGITSLGD, from the coding sequence TTGAATTTAAGGTTATTGTTAGTTGATGACCACAAACTGATGCGCCAGGGCCTGCGCTCGCTATTAGAGCCCCAACCGGACTTGACCGTGGTGGACGAAGCGGATGACGGCGCCGGCGCCCTGCGCATTTGCCAGAGCCTCAAGCCGGACATCGTATTGATGGACATCGCCCTGCCGGATATGAACGGCATCGAGGCCACCCGCCGCATAAGGCAGGCTTGCCCCCACACCAAGGTCATCGGGCTGTCGGTGCACCGCGACCGGCAATACGTGGAAGGCATGCTTAAGGCCGGCGCTTCGGGATACCTGCCCAAGGACAGCGGCTTGGGCGAGCTCTTGAACGCCATAAAGGCGGTCAGCCAGGGCCACACCTACCTGAGCCCCCAGGTGACCGGCACCCTGGTCCGGGGCTACATCCAGGAAGATGACGACCAGGCCCGGCAAAAGGCGGCGAGTCCCTTGTCCCAAAGGGAAAAGGAGGTGTTGCAGCTTCTTTCCAAGGGCATGACCCGTTCCCAGATAGCCGACGCCTTGAACTTGAGCCCGCGAACGGTGGAAACCCACCGCCGGCGCATCATGGAAAAACTGGACCTCAGCAGCACCGCCGCCTTGATCAAGTTTTCTATCCGAGAGGGCATTACTTCCCTGGGCGACTAA
- a CDS encoding sensor histidine kinase, whose protein sequence is MDPQAKIIRLEKELARLRLRLDEPPRASAGFTPPAALPQEGELLFQTMFQVAAVGMTLTSLDHRPMEINPAMQRMLGYSAEELKTMTIPDFTHPDDIQREQAIVAALMNSEDHQQVHYEKRYIRKDGGMVWAELALSIVRNADGSPKYNLVMVEDITARKEAEEKVKNYEEQLRSLATELSLAEEREKRKAASYLHDRVAQNLSLAVMKLELLGQVPGQAPLAESLDQVKKMIQEVIAETRATILDLSPPVLQDLGLSAALEWLADRMCDLYGLEVVLKESDLEENLTHDLGGFVIRSVQELLYNVAKHAETPKAWVSIARFSNQLRLVVSDHGRGFDYRPNDTQTESGGGFGLFSLKERLRHLGGRLQVHSQVGNGTQVALIIPLDIRISAKRNME, encoded by the coding sequence ATGGACCCGCAGGCAAAAATCATTCGATTGGAGAAAGAGCTGGCCCGGTTGCGGTTGCGTCTGGACGAACCGCCAAGGGCCTCGGCTGGCTTCACGCCGCCCGCCGCCTTGCCCCAGGAGGGGGAGCTGCTTTTTCAAACCATGTTCCAGGTGGCAGCGGTCGGCATGACCCTGACCAGCCTGGACCATCGCCCCATGGAGATAAACCCGGCCATGCAGCGCATGCTGGGTTACAGCGCCGAAGAATTGAAAACCATGACCATACCGGATTTCACCCATCCGGATGACATCCAGCGGGAACAGGCCATCGTGGCCGCCCTGATGAACAGCGAAGATCATCAGCAGGTGCACTATGAAAAGCGTTACATCCGCAAGGACGGGGGAATGGTCTGGGCGGAGCTGGCCCTGAGCATCGTGCGCAACGCGGACGGCAGCCCCAAATACAACCTGGTCATGGTCGAGGACATAACCGCCCGCAAGGAGGCGGAGGAAAAAGTAAAAAATTACGAGGAGCAGCTGCGCTCCCTGGCCACCGAACTGTCCCTGGCCGAAGAAAGGGAAAAGCGCAAGGCGGCGTCCTATCTGCACGACCGGGTGGCCCAGAACCTGTCCCTGGCTGTGATGAAGCTGGAGTTGTTGGGCCAGGTCCCCGGCCAGGCGCCTCTGGCGGAGTCTCTGGACCAGGTAAAAAAGATGATCCAAGAAGTCATCGCCGAGACCAGGGCCACCATCCTGGATCTCAGCCCGCCGGTGCTCCAGGACCTCGGCTTGTCGGCCGCCCTGGAATGGCTGGCCGACCGCATGTGCGACCTGTATGGCCTGGAGGTCGTCTTGAAGGAATCCGACCTGGAGGAAAACCTTACCCACGATTTGGGCGGTTTCGTGATCAGGTCCGTTCAGGAGCTCTTGTACAACGTGGCCAAGCACGCCGAGACCCCCAAGGCCTGGGTAAGCATCGCCCGGTTCAGCAACCAGTTGCGCCTGGTGGTGAGCGACCATGGCCGGGGCTTTGACTACCGGCCCAACGACACCCAGACCGAATCGGGCGGCGGGTTCGGCCTGTTCAGCTTGAAGGAGCGCCTGCGCCATTTGGGCGGACGCCTGCAGGTGCACAGCCAGGTGGGCAACGGCACCCAGGTGGCGCTCATCATTCCGCTGGACATCAGGATTTCCGCCAAGAGAAATATGGAGTAA
- a CDS encoding MoaD/ThiS family protein, with translation MDIKLKLFHNLRKLAFPGSREFLFDYPLPEGAKVSDLLERLNIPPELSILIFLNGEAATIERVLNEGDLVSLMLPAGGG, from the coding sequence ATGGACATCAAGCTCAAACTTTTCCACAATCTGCGCAAGCTGGCTTTTCCCGGGAGCCGGGAGTTCCTCTTTGATTACCCCTTGCCCGAAGGGGCCAAAGTATCCGACCTGCTGGAGCGCCTGAACATCCCTCCCGAACTGAGCATCCTTATTTTTTTGAACGGCGAGGCCGCCACCATCGAGCGAGTGTTGAATGAAGGCGATCTGGTCAGCCTGATGTTGCCCGCCGGAGGCGGATAG
- a CDS encoding MGH1-like glycoside hydrolase domain-containing protein — translation MGFFSTSRPFEKHLGQAKEVLESNWMGSYTRPANGLYPHQWNWDSAFIALGYANYLPQRGRRELGRLFAAQWPNGMVPHIVFNPDYLGGYFPEPDFWQCPQGRQTSGLTMPPLHAEACLRLHRLAHDQESSRGFLAEMFPKLLQGHRYLYRERDPEREGLIYIRHPWESGRDNAPAWDAPLGAIDLNQVSIPAYQRRDLDKGVDQEQRPADEDYDRYVYLVDLFRRLDYDEAAIQKECPFLVQDIGFNSILCRDNRALKEIAGLLGKDQGEIEEWYQQTSKGIRDKLWSEDYGRFESFDLRAQKFLDSPTAMGFMPLYAGVVDSAKSAQLFGQMDSVSFCGLRQGNCFAIPDYDMTAEDYSEVNYWRGPVWLNINWMLAQGLEDYGYYFESQILRKDILELAVRFGFREYYDSHKGLGLGSKQFSWSAALFIDVLEGYYRQKDSEPGLLGIVLSGKLGHTRVLNDPDSAPGEAGGGVDQAVSESIKEVAESFLGSVRGAVDYKGIAQSEQYHKYCAAVKLLPGLNLASLGQGKQALAFWINLFNMLVIHGVIELGMKSSVAEVPDFFDRVAYKVGPHLFSPLDIYHGVLRGNQAPPHRLLPQFMPWDKRRKLAFAQPDPRVHFALSCGSRSCAKAGYYEARELDEQLDNAVKSFISSEVLVDPEENRVAMEEMFQWYQEDFGGQEPMLKFVAEFMPEDEHKRYLLDNLDKVEVEYLFHDWHLNR, via the coding sequence ATGGGCTTTTTCTCGACCAGCCGACCTTTTGAAAAGCACTTGGGCCAAGCCAAGGAGGTGTTGGAAAGCAATTGGATGGGGAGCTACACCAGGCCCGCCAACGGCTTGTACCCCCACCAGTGGAACTGGGACTCCGCTTTCATAGCCCTGGGCTATGCCAATTACCTGCCGCAAAGGGGAAGGCGGGAGCTTGGCCGCCTGTTCGCCGCCCAGTGGCCCAACGGCATGGTCCCCCATATAGTCTTCAACCCAGACTACCTGGGAGGCTATTTCCCGGAGCCCGACTTTTGGCAGTGTCCCCAGGGCCGCCAAACCAGCGGCCTGACCATGCCGCCCCTGCACGCCGAGGCCTGCCTGCGCCTGCACCGGCTGGCCCACGACCAGGAAAGCAGCCGCGGCTTTCTGGCCGAGATGTTTCCCAAGCTCCTGCAAGGCCACCGCTATCTATACCGCGAGCGCGACCCCGAGCGGGAGGGGCTCATCTATATCCGGCATCCCTGGGAGTCGGGCCGGGACAACGCGCCCGCCTGGGACGCTCCCCTGGGCGCCATCGACCTGAACCAGGTGAGCATCCCCGCTTACCAGCGCCGGGACTTGGACAAGGGCGTGGACCAGGAGCAGAGGCCCGCCGACGAAGACTACGACCGCTACGTCTACCTGGTGGACCTCTTTCGGCGCCTGGACTACGACGAGGCGGCCATTCAAAAGGAATGCCCCTTTCTGGTGCAGGACATCGGCTTCAACAGCATCCTCTGCCGCGACAACCGCGCCCTCAAGGAGATCGCCGGCCTGCTGGGAAAAGACCAGGGCGAGATAGAGGAGTGGTACCAGCAGACTTCCAAGGGGATTCGCGACAAGCTTTGGTCCGAGGATTACGGGCGCTTTGAATCCTTTGATCTGCGGGCCCAAAAGTTCCTGGACAGCCCCACGGCCATGGGTTTCATGCCCCTGTACGCAGGAGTGGTGGACAGCGCCAAGAGCGCCCAGTTGTTTGGGCAGATGGACTCGGTGTCCTTTTGCGGCCTGCGTCAGGGCAACTGCTTTGCCATACCCGACTACGACATGACCGCCGAGGACTACAGCGAGGTAAACTACTGGCGGGGGCCGGTGTGGCTCAACATCAACTGGATGCTGGCGCAGGGCCTGGAAGACTACGGGTATTATTTCGAGTCCCAGATCCTTCGCAAGGACATCCTGGAGCTGGCGGTCCGCTTCGGCTTCCGGGAATATTACGACTCCCATAAGGGCCTGGGGCTGGGCTCCAAACAATTTTCCTGGAGCGCCGCCCTGTTCATCGACGTGCTCGAGGGCTATTATCGGCAAAAGGATTCCGAGCCCGGCCTGTTGGGGATAGTGCTCAGCGGCAAGCTGGGACACACCAGAGTCCTGAACGACCCGGACTCCGCCCCCGGCGAGGCGGGAGGCGGCGTCGATCAAGCGGTCAGCGAGTCGATCAAGGAGGTGGCCGAATCGTTTTTGGGCTCCGTGCGCGGGGCGGTGGATTACAAGGGCATCGCCCAATCGGAGCAGTACCACAAATACTGCGCAGCGGTGAAACTGCTGCCCGGGCTGAACCTGGCGTCCTTGGGTCAGGGAAAGCAGGCCCTGGCCTTTTGGATCAACCTGTTCAACATGCTGGTCATCCATGGGGTGATAGAGTTGGGGATGAAAAGCTCGGTGGCCGAGGTGCCCGACTTTTTCGACCGCGTGGCCTACAAGGTAGGCCCCCACCTCTTTTCGCCGCTCGACATCTACCACGGCGTGCTGCGGGGAAACCAGGCCCCGCCCCACCGCCTGCTGCCCCAGTTCATGCCCTGGGACAAGCGGCGCAAGCTGGCCTTCGCGCAACCCGACCCCAGGGTCCATTTCGCCCTTTCCTGCGGCTCCCGCTCCTGCGCCAAGGCGGGCTACTATGAGGCGCGGGAGCTTGACGAACAGTTGGACAACGCGGTCAAATCCTTCATCAGCTCCGAGGTGCTGGTGGACCCGGAGGAGAACCGGGTGGCCATGGAGGAGATGTTTCAGTGGTACCAGGAAGACTTCGGCGGCCAAGAGCCGATGCTGAAATTCGTGGCCGAGTTCATGCCCGAAGACGAGCACAAACGTTATCTGTTGGACAATCTGGACAAGGTCGAGGTGGAGTACCTTTTTCACGACTGGCACCTCAACCGCTGA
- a CDS encoding class I SAM-dependent methyltransferase, giving the protein MVKEHFEAVARHYDLANNIMSLGLHRPWKKLAVQILDPRPGQRLADICGGTADLALLAQRHRAAQGQSGTAVVYDLNRTMLELGRAKARRSAHGGGISFVQGDAQNLALADGSVDEVMVGFGVRNLADMAQGFREMARVLRPGGRLVCLEFSQPSAAWFAWLYDLYSCLLMPLVGRVFTGSWSTYSYLAGSIRRFPAPDELGRVIREAGFSRVGWRRLSGGIATIHWARKP; this is encoded by the coding sequence TTGGTCAAAGAGCACTTCGAGGCGGTGGCCAGGCATTACGACTTGGCCAACAACATCATGAGCCTGGGCCTGCACCGTCCCTGGAAAAAGCTCGCCGTGCAGATTCTGGACCCGCGGCCCGGCCAGCGCTTGGCCGATATATGCGGCGGCACGGCGGACCTGGCTCTGCTGGCCCAGCGCCACCGCGCTGCCCAAGGCCAGTCAGGCACGGCGGTGGTCTACGACCTGAACCGCACCATGCTGGAGTTGGGCCGGGCCAAGGCCCGGCGGTCCGCCCACGGCGGGGGCATCAGCTTTGTGCAGGGCGATGCCCAGAACCTGGCCCTGGCCGACGGCAGCGTGGACGAGGTAATGGTGGGCTTCGGGGTGCGCAACCTCGCGGACATGGCCCAGGGCTTCCGGGAGATGGCCCGGGTGCTCCGGCCTGGCGGCAGGCTGGTGTGCCTGGAGTTCTCCCAGCCTTCCGCCGCCTGGTTCGCCTGGCTTTACGACCTCTATTCCTGCCTTCTCATGCCCCTGGTGGGCCGGGTGTTCACCGGCTCCTGGAGCACCTATTCCTACCTGGCCGGCTCCATCCGGCGCTTCCCCGCTCCCGACGAGCTGGGCCGCGTCATCAGGGAGGCGGGTTTCTCCCGGGTTGGCTGGCGCCGCTTGAGCGGCGGCATCGCCACCATACATTGGGCGCGCAAGCCGTGA
- a CDS encoding class I SAM-dependent methyltransferase — translation MKLNLAERWMVNSPVRLALQRRVLGQMLAMARPAPGSDVLEIGCGRGEGGRLLREHTRPRRLLLMDMDPAMARLARLRGENVLVGDAEALPLKSASLDAVFGFGFLHHVPDWRAALGEVARVLKPGGVYFLEEFYPATYQNFLTRHILAHPAQDRFHGLDLHDGLERAGLGLLACREHSWWGIVGAARKG, via the coding sequence GTGAAGCTCAACCTGGCCGAACGCTGGATGGTCAACAGCCCGGTGCGCCTGGCCCTGCAGCGACGGGTGCTCGGCCAAATGCTGGCCATGGCCCGCCCGGCGCCGGGGAGCGACGTCTTGGAGATAGGCTGCGGCCGGGGAGAAGGCGGGCGGCTCCTGCGCGAGCACACCCGGCCCCGCCGCCTGCTGCTCATGGACATGGACCCGGCCATGGCCCGCCTGGCGCGGCTGCGGGGGGAGAACGTCCTGGTGGGGGACGCCGAGGCCCTGCCCCTAAAGAGCGCCAGTCTGGACGCGGTGTTCGGTTTCGGTTTCTTGCACCACGTGCCCGATTGGCGGGCGGCCCTGGGCGAGGTGGCCAGGGTGCTCAAGCCCGGCGGGGTCTACTTCCTGGAGGAGTTTTACCCCGCCACCTACCAAAATTTTCTTACGCGCCACATCCTGGCCCACCCCGCCCAGGACCGCTTTCACGGCCTGGATTTGCATGACGGCTTGGAGCGGGCCGGCCTCGGCCTCCTGGCCTGCCGCGAGCACTCCTGGTGGGGCATCGTGGGTGCCGCCCGCAAGGGTTAG
- the zwf gene encoding glucose-6-phosphate dehydrogenase: MSRQERPEPTIFTIFGAAGDLAWRKLVPAIYDLFRDGWLPDKFSIMGIGHLHTKKSQYLDHLREGVEQFSRHGKPGKESWENFVSHLDFLEADLEQKQAYQDLSDELERIEKDWGDKAQRVFYLAMPPAMMAPITEGLAKARLNQRREHARIVVEKPFGSDLESARELNRLLGRLFDEKQIFRIDHFLGKETVQNILAFRLANAMFEPIWNRHYIDHVQINVAEKLGVEHRGHYYDKAGALRDMIQNHLLQILCLVAMEAPITFDDNEVRNKKVDVLHAIRDIPPSQVHEYAVRGQYGGGWLQGEHVPGYRQEPNVDPESLTETYAAVKLYVDNWRWQGVPFYLRTGKRLSDRITEVSIQFRPVPHQTFPARALLDRQPNRLIIAIQPEEGILLRFESKQPGPSLHLTPVMMQFFYKEAFREEPVDAYETLLLDIMNGDATLFMRADQAEAAWGVIQPILDVWAEQRPTDFPNYQAGTWGPEQAEVLIAKDGRTWTLPTILQCQEDIAMCRVHSVDDS; encoded by the coding sequence ATGAGCAGGCAGGAAAGACCCGAGCCCACCATCTTCACCATCTTCGGAGCCGCCGGAGACCTGGCCTGGCGCAAGCTGGTGCCCGCCATATACGATTTGTTCCGGGACGGCTGGCTGCCGGACAAGTTCAGCATCATGGGCATAGGACATCTGCATACCAAAAAGAGCCAATACCTGGACCACCTGCGCGAGGGGGTGGAGCAGTTCTCCCGCCACGGCAAGCCCGGCAAGGAGTCCTGGGAAAATTTCGTGAGCCATCTGGATTTTCTGGAGGCCGACCTGGAGCAGAAGCAGGCTTACCAGGATTTGAGCGACGAACTGGAGAGGATCGAGAAGGACTGGGGGGACAAGGCCCAGCGGGTCTTTTACCTGGCCATGCCGCCGGCCATGATGGCGCCCATAACCGAGGGCCTGGCCAAGGCGCGGCTCAACCAGCGGCGGGAGCACGCCCGCATCGTGGTGGAAAAGCCCTTCGGCTCCGACCTGGAATCGGCGCGGGAGCTCAACCGGCTGTTGGGCCGGCTCTTCGACGAGAAGCAAATTTTTCGCATCGACCATTTCCTGGGCAAGGAGACGGTGCAGAACATCCTGGCCTTTCGTCTGGCCAACGCGATGTTCGAGCCCATCTGGAACCGCCACTACATCGACCACGTGCAGATCAACGTGGCCGAGAAACTGGGAGTGGAGCACCGGGGCCATTATTACGACAAGGCCGGCGCCCTGCGCGACATGATCCAAAACCACCTGCTGCAGATACTTTGCCTGGTGGCCATGGAAGCGCCCATCACCTTTGACGACAACGAGGTGCGCAACAAGAAGGTGGACGTGCTGCACGCCATCCGCGACATACCCCCCAGCCAGGTGCATGAATACGCGGTGCGAGGGCAATACGGGGGAGGCTGGCTGCAGGGGGAGCACGTGCCGGGCTACCGCCAGGAGCCCAACGTGGACCCAGAGTCGCTGACCGAGACCTACGCGGCGGTAAAGCTCTACGTGGACAACTGGCGCTGGCAAGGCGTGCCTTTTTACCTGCGCACCGGCAAACGGCTCTCCGACCGCATCACCGAGGTGTCGATCCAGTTCCGCCCGGTGCCGCACCAGACCTTCCCGGCCCGGGCACTGCTGGACCGCCAGCCCAATCGCCTGATCATCGCCATTCAGCCCGAGGAGGGCATTCTGTTGCGCTTCGAGTCCAAACAGCCGGGCCCGTCCCTCCACCTGACCCCGGTAATGATGCAGTTTTTCTACAAGGAGGCCTTCCGCGAGGAGCCGGTGGACGCCTACGAAACCCTGCTGCTGGACATCATGAACGGCGATGCCACCCTGTTCATGCGGGCCGACCAGGCCGAGGCCGCCTGGGGGGTCATCCAGCCCATCCTTGACGTTTGGGCCGAGCAGCGCCCGACCGATTTCCCCAACTACCAGGCCGGGACCTGGGGGCCCGAGCAGGCTGAGGTGCTCATCGCCAAGGACGGCCGCACCTGGACCCTGCCCACCATCTTGCAGTGCCAGGAGGACATCGCCATGTGCCGGGTGCACTCCGTGGACGACAGCTAA
- the gndA gene encoding NADP-dependent phosphogluconate dehydrogenase, protein MSDPKCDIGVIGLGNMGRNLVLNLADKGFTVGVYNRTTEKTDEFMSHEAGGRSIQAGRTLREFVDLLEPPRSVLLIVSAGKAVDAVIDELTPLLGESDLIIDGGNSHFSDTDWRAAKVEKLDLGYLGMGISGGEEGARHGPSLMPGGHKQAYDRVHYILEKAAAQVDGEPCVTFLGSGSAGHYVKMVHNGIEYAFMEMIAETYDLLHRGAGLGPEQLAPIYRGWSQGELGSYLLEITARIFEVKDPQSDHFLVDMILDQAKQKGTGKWTSQDAMELQEPTPTIDGAVSMRNLSVHGQLRQQLEERLGRSEPVQIEPERLSSLLESALYTGLILTFSQGMALLAGASRKYEYGLKLEEVCRIWRGGCIIRAKLLERLRLAYQDRPDLPCLLLDHELGEQVRSGAPALREVVSLAAASGIPAPGLMASLAYLDAMRSEHLPTNLVQAQRDFFGGHTFERVDREGVFHHQWQQSRGSV, encoded by the coding sequence ATGAGTGATCCCAAATGCGACATAGGGGTGATCGGCCTGGGCAACATGGGCCGGAACCTGGTGCTCAACCTGGCGGACAAGGGCTTCACCGTGGGGGTCTACAACCGCACTACGGAAAAGACCGATGAGTTCATGAGCCACGAAGCGGGCGGCCGCTCCATCCAGGCCGGCCGCACCTTGCGAGAGTTCGTGGACCTGCTGGAGCCGCCGCGCTCGGTGCTGCTCATCGTCTCGGCCGGCAAGGCGGTGGACGCGGTGATCGACGAGCTGACGCCCTTGTTGGGAGAGAGCGATTTGATCATCGACGGCGGAAATTCCCATTTCAGCGACACCGACTGGCGCGCCGCCAAGGTGGAGAAGCTGGACTTGGGTTACTTGGGCATGGGCATCTCGGGCGGCGAAGAGGGGGCCCGCCACGGCCCCAGCCTGATGCCCGGCGGCCACAAGCAGGCCTACGACCGGGTGCACTACATCTTGGAGAAGGCGGCGGCCCAAGTGGACGGCGAGCCCTGCGTAACTTTTCTGGGAAGCGGCTCGGCCGGGCACTACGTAAAGATGGTGCACAACGGCATCGAGTACGCCTTCATGGAGATGATCGCCGAGACCTACGATCTACTGCACCGGGGAGCCGGCCTGGGGCCCGAGCAACTGGCGCCCATTTACCGGGGCTGGAGCCAGGGTGAGCTGGGATCCTACCTGCTGGAGATCACCGCCCGCATCTTCGAGGTCAAGGACCCCCAGTCGGATCACTTCTTGGTGGACATGATTCTGGACCAGGCCAAGCAAAAGGGCACCGGCAAGTGGACCTCCCAGGACGCCATGGAGCTGCAGGAGCCCACGCCCACCATCGACGGCGCGGTGAGCATGCGCAACCTGTCGGTGCACGGCCAACTGCGACAGCAACTGGAAGAGCGCCTTGGCCGCTCGGAGCCTGTGCAGATCGAACCGGAGCGCTTGAGCTCGCTGCTGGAAAGCGCCCTTTACACCGGCCTCATCCTGACCTTTAGCCAGGGCATGGCCCTTTTGGCCGGCGCTTCGCGGAAATACGAATACGGCCTCAAGCTGGAGGAGGTCTGCCGCATCTGGCGGGGCGGCTGCATCATCAGGGCCAAGCTCCTGGAGCGCCTGCGGCTGGCCTACCAGGATCGGCCAGACTTGCCCTGCCTTTTGCTGGACCACGAGCTGGGCGAGCAGGTGCGAAGCGGCGCGCCGGCCCTGCGCGAGGTGGTGAGCCTGGCGGCCGCCTCCGGCATCCCGGCGCCCGGCCTCATGGCCTCGCTGGCCTATCTGGACGCCATGCGCTCCGAGCACCTGCCCACCAACCTGGTGCAGGCGCAGCGCGACTTTTTCGGGGGGCACACCTTTGAGCGGGTGGACCGTGAAGGCGTCTTCCATCACCAATGGCAACAATCACGAGGCAGCGTATGA
- a CDS encoding HAD family hydrolase, protein MPEPRIDTLLLDIGGVVLTNGWDRHSRRKAAEKYGLDHEDMDERHHLTFDTYEEGKLTLDQYLDRVVFHQERSFAREEFKQFMYAQSQAKQDMLDLVRGLKKRHGLHVVAVSNEGRELTEHRIATFRLHEIFDFFVSSCFVHYRKPDEDMYRLALDGVQSKAEESIYIDDRLMFVQVAETLGINGLHHIGYESTRDRLAELGLE, encoded by the coding sequence ATGCCCGAGCCGCGCATAGATACCCTGCTTTTGGACATAGGGGGCGTGGTGCTGACCAACGGTTGGGATCGGCACAGCCGCCGCAAGGCCGCCGAAAAGTATGGGCTCGATCACGAGGACATGGACGAGCGGCACCACCTCACCTTTGACACCTACGAGGAGGGCAAGCTGACCCTGGACCAATACCTGGACCGGGTGGTGTTTCATCAGGAACGCTCTTTCGCGCGCGAGGAGTTCAAGCAGTTCATGTATGCCCAAAGCCAGGCCAAGCAGGACATGCTGGACTTGGTGCGCGGCCTTAAAAAGCGCCACGGCCTGCACGTGGTGGCGGTGAGCAACGAGGGGCGCGAGCTGACCGAGCATCGCATCGCCACTTTTCGCCTGCACGAGATCTTCGACTTTTTCGTCAGCTCCTGTTTTGTGCACTATCGCAAGCCGGACGAGGACATGTATCGCCTGGCCCTGGACGGGGTGCAGAGCAAGGCCGAGGAATCGATCTACATAGACGACCGCCTGATGTTCGTGCAGGTCGCCGAAACCCTGGGCATCAACGGGCTCCACCATATTGGTTACGAATCCACCCGAGACCGGCTGGCCGAGCTGGGGCTGGAATAA